The Amphiura filiformis unplaced genomic scaffold, Afil_fr2py scaffold_40, whole genome shotgun sequence genome includes a window with the following:
- the LOC140144122 gene encoding interferon-induced transmembrane protein 3-like: MESNNEEDQQPPPYMPYAARYANPTAAGIFPSDHPPEYPLYTPQVYTPPSQKTTTVAVGSPPVADRHPSVAVRPPRNKTIVRTTQEVGPPTYMVWSILNTFFCCCLFGVFAICKSNEVSDHMHQGNVRRALQASKSARGWNILATITGIIGTAIVVVMNIF, translated from the exons ATCAACAGCCACCACCGTACATGCCGTATGCCGCCCGGTATGCCAATCCGACAGCTGCGGGCATCTTCCCAAGCGATCACCCCCCGGAGTATCCTTTATACACACCGCAAGTTTACACACCGCCAagtcaaaaaacaacaacagttgCCGTCGGATCTCCGCCTGTTGCCGATAGGCATCCGTCTGTTGCCGTTAGGCCTCCGCGTAAT AAAACAATCGTGCGAACCACCCAAGAAGTAGGCCCACCTACTTACATGGTTTGGTCCATTCTCAATACATTTTTTTGCTGCTGCTTGTTTGGAGTCTTCGCCATTTGCAAATCAAACGAG GTTTCCGACCACATGCATCAGGGTAACGTCAGAAGAGCTCTACAAGCTTCCAAGTCAGCTCGAGGTTGGAATATCTTAGCCACTATCACTGGCATTATTGGCACTGCTATCGTCGTTGTTATGAACATCTTTTAA